In Pyrus communis chromosome 8, drPyrComm1.1, whole genome shotgun sequence, one genomic interval encodes:
- the LOC137743032 gene encoding uncharacterized protein has protein sequence MEGSDRKPVCKQKPRRKKENQEIENEGDENNYFRWNVDMERALADILREERRLGNKGDGGWKTAAYNSAASILSAQFDIHVTADNIRNCVKSWKNFYAIVSDILSQSGFSWDATKKMISVDEDHVWQEYVKSHSGAKSFRWKVIPNWDDIVDLCGKDRATGEGAETGVEAVEIMTPPHNETNHIDLDGDTQGLEDIEIINNISPTSANVQKTQSKRKPTNFVDVPHTKKKPTTPKDMIADSLAKMASSFQEYICADTKKLDPTEVYDEVNAIPDLSEEEQIKACAWLIENDKQFLMLKTLPVEKKKNMVLLFTSRGA, from the exons ATGGAAGGATCCGATAGAAAACCAGTATGCAAACAAAAaccaaggagaaagaaagagaaccaagaaattgaaaatgaaggagatgaaaataattattttagatGGAATGTAGATATGGAACGTGCTTTGGCTGACATACTTCGTGAAGAACGAAGATTGGGTAACAAAGGAGATGGTGGTTGGAAGACAGCTGCTTATAATTCTGCTGCATCTATATTATCTGCTCAATTTGATATTCATGTAACTGCTGATAACATTCGAAATTGTGTGAAGTCTTGGAAAAATTTCTATGCAATTGTGAGTGATATACTAAGTCAAAGTGGATTTAGTTGGGATGCAACCAAGAAGATGATAAGTGTAGATGAAGATCATGTCTGGCAAGAGTACGTGAAG TCACATAGTGGCGCTAAAAGTTTTCGTTGGAAGGTCATTCCAAATTGGGATGATATAGTGGATTTGTGTGGCAAAGATAGAGCCACGGGTGAGGGTGCTGAAACAGGTGTGGAAGCTGTTGAGATTATGACTCCTCCGCATAATGAAACTAATCATATTGATTTGGATGGTGATACGCAAGGTTTAGAAGATATTGaaattattaataatatatCACCTACTTCAGCCAATGTTCAGAAGACTCAAAGTAAGAGAAAACCAACAAATTTTGTTGATGTGCCTCATACAAAGAAAAAACCAACCACCCCTAAAGATATGATTGCAGATTCACTTGCCAAGATGGCTTCATCCTTTCAAGAATATATTTGTGCAGACACAAAGAAGCTTGATCCAACAGAGGTATATGATGAAGTAAATGCAATACCAGATCTCAGTGAAgaagaacaaatcaaagcatGTGCTTGGTTGATCGAAAATGACAAACAATTTCTCATGTTGAAGACACTCCCAGtcgagaagaaaaagaatatggTATTATTGTTTACTTCACGAGGCGCATAg
- the LOC137742321 gene encoding arogenate dehydratase 3-like, protein MQALLPPSTYNLTKPALRLPRVAPPRLAVLKCAYRSDSVHLPNSVGSSRADWQSSCAILASNVVSQQPQPPSDKSRNADHVGSVNGHKTSVDLEIVPMEKLSSSSSSPEDKSSSPPPRALTITDLSPAPMHGAQLRVAYQGVPGAYSEAAAGKAYPKCEAIPCDQFEVAFQAVELWIADRAVLPVENSLGGSIHRNYDLLLRHRLHIVGEVQLPVHHCLLALPGVRKEYLNRVISHPQALAQCELTLTKLGLNVTREAVDDTAGAAEFVAANNLRDTAAIASARAAELYGMEILENGIQDDSSNVTRFVMLAREPIIPRTDRPFKTSIVFAHDKGTSVLFKVLSAFAFRNISLTKIESRPHRNRPIRLVSDSNEGTASHFEYLFYVDFEASMAEVRAQNALAEVQEFTSFLRVLGSYPIDMTPWSPSRGGD, encoded by the coding sequence ATGCAGGCTCTTCTTCCACCCTCAACTTACAATCTCACAAAACCCGCCCTACGCCTCCCCCGGGTCGCCCCACCCCGCCTCGCCGTCCTCAAATGCGCCTACCGCTCCGACTCCGTCCACTTACCCAACAGCGTCGGCTCCAGCCGCGCTGACTGGCAGAGCTCCTGCGCCATTCTTGCCAGCAACGTCGTTTCCCAGCAGCCCCAGCCGCCATCTGACAAATCGAGAAACGCTGACCATGTCGGCTCGGTCAACGGCCACAAGACCTCCGTTGACCTCGAGATTGTCCCCATGGAGAAGCtctcgtcgtcgtcgtcgtcccCGGAGGACAAGTCGTCTTCTCCGCCTCCCAGGGCGCTCACCATCACCGACCTCTCTCCAGCTCCGATGCACGGAGCCCAGCTGCGTGTCGCCTACCAAGGCGTCCCCGGGGCGTACTCCGAAGCCGCCGCTGGAAAAGCCTACCCGAAATGCGAGGCCATCCCCTGTGACCAATTCGAAGTCGCCTTCCAAGCCGTCGAGCTCTGGATCGCCGATCGAGCAGTCCTCCCAGTTGAAAACTCCCTTGGCGGCTCAATTCATCGCAATTACGATCTCCTCCTCCGCCACCGCCTCCACATCGTCGGAGAAGTCCAGCTTCCGGTCCACCACTGCCTCCTAGCCCTCCCCGGAGTCCGGAAGGAGTACTTGAACCGAGTCATCTCGCATCCTCAAGCCTTGGCTCAGTGCGAGCTGACTCTCACGAAACTCGGCCTCAACGTCACTCGCGAAGCCGTCGACGACACCGCCGGCGCAGCCGAGTTCGTCGCCGCCAACAACCTCCGCGACACGGCGGCCATCGCTTCGGCACGTGCCGCCGAACTCTACGGCATGGAGATCTTGGAGAACGGGATCCAGGACGACTCGAGCAACGTGACCCGGTTCGTGATGCTGGCCCGGGAGCCGATCATTCCCCGCACGGACCGGCCGTTCAAGACGAGCATCGTCTTCGCGCATGACAAGGGGACGTCGGTTCTGTTCAAGGTCCTATCGGCGTTCGCCTTTCGGAACATCAGCCTGACAAAGATCGAGTCGCGGCCGCACCGGAACCGTCCGATCAGGCTGGTGAGCGATTCGAACGAAGGAACGGCGAGTCACTTCGAGTACCTGTTCTACGTGGACTTCGAGGCGTCGATGGCGGAGGTTAGGGCACAGAACGCGCTGGCGGAGGTTCAGGAGTTCACGTCGTTCTTGAGGGTGCTGGGAAGCTACCCCATTGATATGACTCCTTGGAGTCCATCTAGGGGGGGTGATTAG